GAAGCTCTGGGCCCAAGCCGCGATCTTCATCATCGTAACTGCAACGCCGGCGAGGAGGGAGGTGAGGGCGGCCTTTAGCTTGTCCATATCACCTCCGGGCTAGGCACCTCTCCGCCGCGTGTCTGAGCTCTTGTATTGCGGCGGGGTTTTTCATAAGTGCCGTCCCGATGAGGACCCCCTTGGCGTAGAGTAGACAGGCCTTCTCCACCTCCTCCGGCCGGGATATGCCGCTTTCTATTATAAACTCCACGTCGCCCCTCAGCGCCTTCGCGATTTCGAGGGCTCTCTGGACGCTCACCTCCAGTGTCTTCAAGTCGCGGGAGTTTATGCCGATGATCACCCTGCCGCCCCAGGTGGCGACCTCCTTGGCGTCCTGGACGTTGTCCACCTCGACGACTGGGGTGAGGCCCAGCCTCTCCGCGTACTCCGCGAGCTCCATGGCGCTCTCGCGCCCCACAAGGCGGTATATGACCAACACGGCGTCTGCCCCGTATCCGTAGGCCGCGTCCACCTGCCTCTTGTCTATTACAAAGTCCTTCATGAGGACCGGCTTGAAGATCTTGGCTATGGGGATGAAGCGGTAGTCGCCGAGGAACCAGAAGGGCTCTGTTAGGACAGAGAAGGCGGAGGCGTGGTGGTGGAGCTGGGCGAAGTAGCTCCAAGGGGGCGTATCTAGGCGGATGACGCCCCGGGGCGAGGCCCGTTTATACTCAGCTATTATGCCAAACTCTCCGAGGGCCTTTCTGAAATCAACAAGCGGCGCCGACCTCGCCGGGGGTAAAGGCTCGGTGGCCAGCCGAATTTCCACCGTCTTCCGCACCTCGGCGAGGAAGTCCACGTTGGCGCCAAATTTTCCAACTTTTAAATCCTATCCAATCTAGTCAAATAAGTCCTCGAAGAATTCAAACACGCTTTTCCTCTTTTTGTGGTACTTGTACTCCTCTTCCCATCTCTTGTACACGTCGTGGCTGTAGTACTCGTCGCGGTACTCCTTGACGCGGGCCATGAGCTTCTGTAGCTCACCTCCGTCTAGCCACACACCGCCGCATTTAGGACACGCATCTATTTCGATGTCGTACACAATACGCGGCTTTAGTTCTATCCCACAGAGGGGCACTACTTCATAGCATATGCTGTGTTGAAGCTTTTAAAAAATGCACTGCAACTCCCGTGGCGCTAGCGGCGCCTATCCTTTTATACCGCCCTGATCCGCTGGGCTATGCACCCGTTGATGTTAGTCTGGCTTGACGGCGAGGGCTATACGGCATACCTCCTCATAACCCGCCCTTGGAGGGAGGTGGTAGACGCGGTTTTGGCGTGGCTTTCTGCGCACCCGTTAGTCTTGGCTTGGCTCTACGGCGCCGTTCTCTACCTTTTTTACCTCCTCCTCATTTGGCTGTGGAGGGAGAGAGTGGACTCGGTTTTGGTGGGGCTTTTCTTCGGGACGCTGACCGCGGCTCAGTTCATCGCCAACCGCCTCGTGGACTACGGGGTGGGCACGGCGCCGGCGGGCACCGTTATATTCATGACAAACGTCGCTCTGCTGGACGCATTGGCGGTGTTCTACGGCCGCGCCTTCGCGCTTAGGGCTGTTAGGATGGGCTTCTTCTTCCAAGCCGCAGTGGCGTTCGCCGCGTGGGCCGCGACGACGCTACCCGCCCCGTCGTGGTTTCAAGAAAGGGCGGCGGTGGTGGACTCGGTAATAGCCCCCTCCGCCCAAATCGCAATAGCCTCCCTCACAGCGTATCTAATATCCTCCACCATAGATGTGTATATCGTCACCAGATGGCCTAGGCTACACCTGCTGGCTAGGGTGTACTCCTCCTCCCTCGCGGCGCAGGTTGTGGATAGCGCGGTGTTTATAACCCTCGCCTTTGGGCCTCATTTAGAGATAATAGCGGGGCAAATCGTCGTTAAGTGGCTTCAGGTGCCGCTGGAGGCGATACTTATCTACGGGGCGAGGAGATACGTGGCCTCTATTAAGAGCCGAGGGTAATTCTTAGGATGCCTCCGGCGATGGCCAGGAGGCCGACGACGGCGTTTACAAGCACCACGTGTTTGCTCTTGGCGAATTCAAGCAAGGCCTTTATTGTGGCTATGCTCACCACCACGCCGAAGGCCATCGCCGCCAAGGCCTCTGCGGTGGCCACCCCGTCTCCCTCGGCGATGTAGGATAGGACTGTAGCGCCCAGCCCGGCTATGGGTACCAAGACGA
The sequence above is drawn from the Pyrobaculum ferrireducens genome and encodes:
- a CDS encoding indole-3-glycerol-phosphate synthase; translated protein: MDFLAEVRKTVEIRLATEPLPPARSAPLVDFRKALGEFGIIAEYKRASPRGVIRLDTPPWSYFAQLHHHASAFSVLTEPFWFLGDYRFIPIAKIFKPVLMKDFVIDKRQVDAAYGYGADAVLVIYRLVGRESAMELAEYAERLGLTPVVEVDNVQDAKEVATWGGRVIIGINSRDLKTLEVSVQRALEIAKALRGDVEFIIESGISRPEEVEKACLLYAKGVLIGTALMKNPAAIQELRHAAERCLARR
- a CDS encoding zf-TFIIB domain-containing protein produces the protein MPLCGIELKPRIVYDIEIDACPKCGGVWLDGGELQKLMARVKEYRDEYYSHDVYKRWEEEYKYHKKRKSVFEFFEDLFD
- a CDS encoding VUT family protein, giving the protein MHPLMLVWLDGEGYTAYLLITRPWREVVDAVLAWLSAHPLVLAWLYGAVLYLFYLLLIWLWRERVDSVLVGLFFGTLTAAQFIANRLVDYGVGTAPAGTVIFMTNVALLDALAVFYGRAFALRAVRMGFFFQAAVAFAAWAATTLPAPSWFQERAAVVDSVIAPSAQIAIASLTAYLISSTIDVYIVTRWPRLHLLARVYSSSLAAQVVDSAVFITLAFGPHLEIIAGQIVVKWLQVPLEAILIYGARRYVASIKSRG